The Pseudomonas graminis region GTGATGAGCGTTGCGGATATCAGCGTGAGCAGCAATCTGGATGCGCAGCAGACGCGTCGCGACATGGCTCACTGCCTGCGTCGTCGCCTGGATGGCATCGCCGAGCTGTACCACGTCAGCGACCAGGATTTCTGTGTGCAGATGAGCTGCGACCGGTCTCGCCGCGACGACCTGGTTCGCATGCTGTTGGCCCTGATCACGGAGCCGTTCACTCATCAGCAGGTTGCCGTGGGGCTGGCGTGCTGTGACGACGGACTGAACTCCGCCGCTGCGCTCATGGGCAAAGCGACTCACGCGGCGGGGAGGGCGGTTTATCGACAGGTGCCGTGGGCGGCGTATGACGAAGCGGAGGATTGCGCCCAGCGGCGCGCCTTGACCCTGCTCAACGAACTCGCCGAGTCGTTGGTCAGTGGCGACATCTATCTGGAGTACCAGCCGCGTTTCAGCCTGCAGGATGGCCGTCTGCTCAGCGTAGAGGCGTTGATTCGCTGGACCCATCCGATGCTGGGCAAGATCTGGCCAAGCGAGTTCATTCCGTTGATCGAGAGCGCCGGCAGGATCAGCACGGTGACCCGATGGGTCATTGATCGGGCGCTGAGCGACCTCAGCGGCTGGATCGACGAAGAGGTGCGTCTCTCGCTCAACCTGTCGCCGCTGGACTTCGCCGATCTGGACATCGCTTTGACGCTGCAAAGCGCCTGCGACCGGCACGGCGTGAAACCGGCTCGGCTGGAAGTCGAGATCACCGAAGGCGAATGGATTCGGGCCGACAAGCGCGTCATTGCCCAGCTCACTCGTATTCGCGAGTTGGGCGTTGACGTGGCCATCGACGATTTTGGCGCGGGGTACAGCAACTTTGCCTACTTGCACGAAATCCCGGCCAATATCCTCAAGCTGGACAAATCCCTGGTCACGGACCTCGAGAG contains the following coding sequences:
- a CDS encoding sensor domain-containing diguanylate cyclase; the protein is MNCSLQIEQKRLSAVHALQWLETAHSEDFDRLCRLAAAHFRVPTVLVSLVEKDRQWFPGRVGFDASQTPIEQSFCRYTIQNSGVMVVNDATLDVRFADNALVTRPDGIRFYAGAPLCNQHGDVLGSFCLIDTVPREFQPDEVAVLEDFAQLVMGQVEQCQVMRYRHPVSRLPNLQQFLLDTQGVEVTASQVRLMVVIRTQPVMSVADISVSSNLDAQQTRRDMAHCLRRRLDGIAELYHVSDQDFCVQMSCDRSRRDDLVRMLLALITEPFTHQQVAVGLACCDDGLNSAAALMGKATHAAGRAVYRQVPWAAYDEAEDCAQRRALTLLNELAESLVSGDIYLEYQPRFSLQDGRLLSVEALIRWTHPMLGKIWPSEFIPLIESAGRISTVTRWVIDRALSDLSGWIDEEVRLSLNLSPLDFADLDIALTLQSACDRHGVKPARLEVEITEGEWIRADKRVIAQLTRIRELGVDVAIDDFGAGYSNFAYLHEIPANILKLDKSLVTDLESNPRNRIIARSVLHLAGELGYRTVAEGVETFRCMSLVREFGCEEAQGYFLSRPLKLQQLKEQCQNIALTFTPEPSNAQIYADLADTDQVIEAA